A genomic region of Chitinimonas arctica contains the following coding sequences:
- the rimP gene encoding ribosome maturation factor RimP → MNMQSLLDTTLPGLGYELVDLEHGRDGLVRVFIDSPAGITLDDCVKVSNHLSHLFTVENIPYERLEISSPGLDRPLKKEADFTRFAGQQVKLKLRVPLEGGRKTLQGELKGISDGKVEVLVGPDQLVAVPLAQIDKARLVPEF, encoded by the coding sequence ATGAACATGCAAAGTTTGTTGGACACCACGCTCCCTGGGCTCGGCTATGAACTGGTCGACCTGGAGCACGGCCGTGACGGTCTGGTGCGGGTGTTTATCGACAGCCCGGCGGGTATCACCCTGGATGACTGCGTGAAGGTGAGCAACCACCTCTCGCATTTGTTCACCGTCGAGAACATTCCGTACGAGCGGCTGGAGATTTCCTCTCCCGGCCTGGACCGCCCGCTCAAGAAGGAGGCCGACTTCACGCGTTTCGCCGGCCAGCAGGTGAAGCTGAAGCTGCGTGTTCCGCTGGAGGGCGGCAGAAAGACGCTGCAGGGCGAGTTGAAGGGTATCTCGGACGGCAAGGTCGAGGTGTTGGTCGGTCCGGATCAGCTGGTGGCGGTGCCGCTGGCGCAGATCGACAAGGCTCGGTTGGTGCCAGAGTTCTGA
- the clpA gene encoding ATP-dependent Clp protease ATP-binding subunit ClpA: MIAQELEVSLHAAFVEARQKRHEYITVEHLLLAMLDNQSAAEVLRACGAKIDQLRRELTDFVAEHTPLVAGSSEVETQPTIGFQRVIQRAILHVQSSGKKEVTGANVLVAIFGEKDSHAVYFLHQQGITRLDVVNFISHGISKVAPQAGGHGAAKGSEGEHDAEAEQQSHSALDSFTLNLNQAASQGRIDPLIGRDHEIERVIQVLCRRRKNNPLLVGEAGVGKTAIAEGLAKRIVDGDVPDILVDATVYSLDMGALLAGTKYRGDFEQRLKAVIKQLGEDRNGILFIDEIHTVVGAGAASGGTLDASNLLKPALSNGALKCVGATTYTEFRGIFEKDTALSRRFQKIDVAEPSIEQTVEILKGLKSRFEEHHGVKYTAAALHTAAELSAKYINDRHLPDKAIDVIDEAGAAQKILPKSRQKKTIGKGEVEEIVAKIARIPPKSVSSDDRNALKTLDRDLKSVVFGQENAIDALATAIKMARAGLGNPQKPIGSFLFSGPTGVGKTEVARQLAYTMGIELIRFDMSEYMERHAVSRLIGAPPGYVGFDQGGLLTEAITKHPYAVLLLDEIEKAHPDIFNVLLQVMDHGTLTDNNGRKADFRNVIIVMTTNAGAESLNKSSIGFTSNKAVGDEMAEIKRLFTPEFRNRLDATISFAPLNQDIILQVVDKFLMQLEAQLHEKKVEAHFTEALKAYLAKKGFDPLMGARPMARLIQDTVRKALADELLFGSLAGGGEVSIDIDENEQIRLDIKDTTAVSV, translated from the coding sequence ATGATTGCCCAGGAACTTGAAGTAAGCCTGCATGCGGCTTTTGTGGAGGCGCGTCAGAAACGCCATGAATACATCACGGTGGAGCACCTGCTGCTGGCCATGCTGGACAATCAGAGCGCGGCCGAGGTCCTGCGGGCCTGCGGCGCGAAGATCGACCAGCTGCGACGGGAACTGACCGACTTCGTGGCCGAGCACACGCCGCTGGTGGCCGGGTCCAGCGAGGTCGAGACGCAGCCCACGATAGGATTCCAGCGCGTGATCCAGCGCGCCATCCTGCACGTCCAATCGTCCGGCAAGAAGGAAGTCACCGGCGCGAACGTCCTGGTCGCCATTTTCGGCGAGAAGGATTCGCACGCCGTCTACTTCCTGCACCAGCAGGGCATTACCCGCCTGGACGTGGTGAACTTTATCTCGCACGGCATCAGCAAGGTGGCGCCGCAAGCCGGCGGCCACGGCGCGGCCAAGGGCAGCGAAGGCGAGCACGATGCCGAAGCCGAGCAGCAGAGCCACAGCGCGCTGGATAGCTTCACCCTCAATCTCAACCAGGCGGCCAGCCAGGGGCGCATCGACCCCTTGATCGGCCGCGACCACGAGATCGAGCGCGTCATCCAGGTGCTGTGCCGCCGCCGCAAGAACAATCCCTTGCTGGTGGGCGAGGCCGGCGTGGGCAAGACCGCCATCGCGGAAGGCCTGGCCAAGCGCATCGTGGATGGCGACGTGCCGGATATCCTGGTGGATGCCACCGTCTATTCGCTGGACATGGGCGCCCTGCTCGCCGGCACCAAGTATCGCGGCGATTTCGAGCAGCGCCTGAAGGCGGTGATCAAGCAGCTGGGCGAAGACCGCAACGGCATCCTGTTCATCGACGAGATCCATACGGTGGTGGGAGCGGGCGCGGCGTCGGGGGGCACCCTGGACGCGTCCAACCTGCTCAAGCCGGCCCTGAGCAACGGCGCGCTCAAATGCGTGGGCGCGACCACCTATACCGAATTCCGGGGCATCTTCGAGAAGGATACGGCCCTGTCGCGCCGCTTCCAGAAGATCGACGTGGCCGAGCCGAGCATCGAGCAGACGGTAGAGATCCTGAAGGGGCTGAAGAGCCGCTTCGAGGAGCACCACGGCGTCAAATACACGGCCGCGGCCCTGCATACCGCGGCCGAGCTGTCGGCCAAGTACATCAACGACCGGCATCTGCCCGATAAGGCCATCGATGTGATCGACGAGGCCGGCGCGGCGCAGAAGATCCTGCCCAAGTCGCGCCAGAAGAAGACCATCGGCAAGGGCGAGGTGGAAGAGATCGTCGCCAAGATCGCCCGCATCCCGCCGAAGAGCGTCTCCTCCGACGACCGCAACGCCCTCAAGACGCTGGATCGCGATCTGAAGAGCGTGGTGTTCGGCCAGGAGAACGCCATCGATGCCTTGGCGACCGCCATCAAGATGGCGCGCGCCGGCTTGGGCAATCCGCAAAAGCCGATCGGCTCCTTCCTGTTCAGCGGTCCGACCGGCGTGGGCAAGACCGAGGTGGCGCGGCAGCTGGCCTATACCATGGGCATCGAGCTGATCCGCTTCGATATGTCGGAGTATATGGAGCGGCACGCCGTCAGCAGATTGATCGGCGCACCGCCGGGCTATGTGGGCTTCGACCAGGGCGGCTTGCTGACGGAGGCGATCACCAAGCATCCCTACGCGGTGCTGCTGCTCGACGAGATCGAGAAAGCCCATCCGGATATCTTCAACGTGCTGTTGCAGGTGATGGACCACGGCACCTTGACCGACAATAACGGCCGCAAGGCGGATTTCCGCAATGTGATCATCGTGATGACGACCAATGCCGGCGCCGAGTCGCTCAACAAGTCCAGCATCGGCTTCACCTCCAACAAGGCGGTCGGCGACGAGATGGCCGAGATCAAGCGGCTGTTCACGCCGGAGTTCCGCAACCGGCTGGATGCCACCATCAGCTTCGCTCCGCTGAACCAGGACATCATCCTGCAGGTGGTGGACAAGTTCCTGATGCAGCTGGAGGCCCAGTTGCACGAGAAGAAGGTGGAAGCCCACTTTACCGAGGCGCTGAAGGCCTATTTGGCGAAGAAGGGTTTCGATCCGCTGATGGGCGCCCGGCCGATGGCCCGCTTGATCCAGGATACCGTCCGCAAGGCGCTGGCCGACGAGCTGCTGTTCGGCAGCCTGGCCGGTGGCGGCGAGGTCAGTATCGATATCGACGAGAACGAACAGATCCGGCTCGATATCAAGGATACGACGGCTGTTTCGGTGTGA
- a CDS encoding ArsC family reductase has translation MKLYGIPNCDTVKKARAWLTAHQQEHSFHDFKKEGAGAELLAGWVARLDWQTLLNKQGTTWRKLDPARQALVVDAASAIALMQEQPSLIKRPVLEHGERLLVGFKPEHYEDLI, from the coding sequence ATGAAACTGTACGGCATTCCCAATTGCGACACCGTCAAGAAGGCCCGCGCCTGGCTGACGGCTCACCAGCAGGAACATAGCTTCCACGATTTCAAGAAAGAAGGCGCCGGCGCCGAGCTGCTGGCCGGCTGGGTCGCCCGGCTGGATTGGCAGACCCTGCTGAACAAGCAAGGCACCACCTGGCGCAAGCTGGACCCTGCCCGCCAGGCGCTGGTCGTCGATGCCGCCAGCGCCATCGCCCTGATGCAGGAACAGCCCTCCCTGATCAAGCGCCCCGTACTCGAACACGGCGAGCGCCTCTTGGTGGGCTTCAAGCCGGAACACTACGAAGATCTGATCTGA
- a CDS encoding PilT/PilU family type 4a pilus ATPase, which translates to MNLLPFFKMMSERQASDLFVTAGSPVQVKIQGVLYPVNKQVLDGSHVKALAYELMTEDQQSTFEAEWEMNFGHLVEGVGNFRVNVFKQRGSMAIVVRYIKAVSPTIDDLRLPDALKSLIMEKRGLIFVVGSTGSGKTSTITAMIEHRNTTTPGHILTIEDPVEYIYPHRKSIISQREVGIDTHSFSDALKNAMREAPDVLMIGEIRDKMTMQHALTYAQAGHLIVSTLHANNSYHSMNRIINFFPHEARESLLMDLSVALKAVISQRLVKNKQGQLTPAVEVMVNSSRIAELIKGGDIDQMKEAMEQSLYQGSQTFEQALYKLYRDGEISYDEAMANADSATNLAWLINNAQSQEEIEADRSKKRQQNEARGQVKPANRPAHPSRKSASISTCTEPST; encoded by the coding sequence ATGAACCTGCTCCCTTTTTTCAAGATGATGTCCGAACGCCAGGCCAGCGATCTGTTCGTGACCGCCGGCAGCCCCGTGCAAGTCAAAATCCAGGGCGTGCTCTACCCGGTCAACAAGCAGGTGCTGGACGGTTCGCACGTCAAGGCGCTGGCCTATGAGCTGATGACCGAAGACCAGCAGTCCACCTTCGAGGCCGAATGGGAAATGAACTTCGGCCACCTGGTGGAGGGCGTGGGGAATTTCCGCGTCAATGTCTTCAAGCAGCGCGGCAGTATGGCCATCGTGGTGCGCTACATCAAGGCGGTTTCGCCCACCATCGACGATCTGCGGCTACCCGATGCGCTGAAGAGCCTGATCATGGAAAAGCGCGGACTGATCTTCGTCGTCGGCTCGACCGGCTCGGGCAAGACTTCGACCATCACCGCCATGATCGAACACCGCAACACCACCACGCCCGGCCACATCCTCACCATCGAGGACCCGGTCGAATACATCTATCCGCACCGCAAGAGCATCATCAGCCAGCGCGAAGTCGGCATCGACACCCACAGCTTCTCCGACGCCCTCAAGAACGCCATGCGCGAAGCGCCGGACGTGCTGATGATCGGCGAGATCCGCGACAAGATGACCATGCAGCACGCGCTGACCTACGCCCAGGCCGGCCACTTGATCGTCTCCACCCTGCACGCCAACAACAGTTATCACTCGATGAACCGCATCATCAATTTTTTCCCGCACGAAGCGCGGGAAAGCCTGCTGATGGACTTGAGCGTGGCCTTGAAGGCGGTGATCTCGCAGCGTCTGGTGAAGAACAAGCAAGGGCAGCTGACGCCCGCCGTCGAAGTCATGGTCAACTCCAGCCGCATCGCGGAACTTATCAAGGGCGGCGATATCGACCAGATGAAGGAAGCCATGGAGCAAAGCCTGTATCAAGGCTCGCAAACCTTCGAGCAGGCGCTGTACAAGCTCTACCGGGACGGCGAAATCAGCTACGACGAAGCCATGGCCAATGCCGATTCGGCCACCAACCTGGCCTGGTTGATCAATAACGCCCAGTCGCAGGAAGAGATCGAAGCCGATCGCAGCAAGAAGCGTCAGCAGAACGAAGCACGGGGGCAAGTCAAGCCAGCGAACCGGCCAGCGCACCCGAGCCGGAAATCAGCTTCGATATCGACCTGCACTGAACCCTCTACCTAG
- a CDS encoding SDR family NAD(P)-dependent oxidoreductase: protein MTAPIAFVTGASSGFGLATAVRLAEEGYRVIAAARRLDKLETLASRYPDQVLALQLDVADRAMVKRAIAELPADYAEVDVLVNNAGLALGLAPAQGASLDDWQTMIDTNCLGLAAVTHAILPGMVARNRGQIINIGSIAGDYAYPGGNVYGASKAFVHQFSLNLKADLFGTAIRVSCIEPGLAGGSEFSQVRFKGDEGKASGLYQGTTPLTPEDIAGTVAWLTSLPSHVNINVIEMMPVCQAPSALAIHRKS from the coding sequence ATGACGGCACCCATCGCCTTTGTTACCGGAGCCAGTAGCGGTTTCGGCCTTGCCACCGCTGTCCGGCTTGCCGAGGAGGGCTATCGCGTCATTGCCGCCGCTCGTCGTCTCGACAAGCTGGAGACGCTGGCCAGCCGCTATCCGGATCAGGTTCTGGCACTGCAGCTGGATGTGGCCGACCGCGCCATGGTCAAGCGCGCCATCGCCGAGCTGCCTGCGGACTACGCCGAGGTCGATGTGCTGGTCAACAACGCCGGCCTTGCCCTGGGCCTGGCGCCAGCCCAAGGCGCCAGCCTGGACGACTGGCAGACCATGATCGATACCAACTGCCTGGGACTGGCCGCCGTGACCCATGCCATCCTGCCCGGCATGGTGGCGCGCAATCGGGGCCAGATCATCAATATCGGCTCCATCGCCGGCGACTATGCCTATCCCGGCGGCAACGTCTATGGCGCCAGCAAGGCCTTTGTGCACCAGTTCAGCCTGAACCTGAAGGCCGATCTATTCGGCACCGCCATCCGGGTCAGCTGCATCGAACCGGGCCTGGCCGGCGGCAGCGAATTCTCCCAGGTCCGCTTCAAGGGTGACGAAGGCAAGGCAAGCGGCCTCTACCAAGGCACCACCCCGCTGACCCCCGAAGACATCGCCGGTACGGTCGCCTGGCTCACCAGCCTGCCCAGCCATGTCAATATCAACGTGATCGAAATGATGCCGGTCTGCCAGGCGCCCTCGGCGTTGGCGATACATCGGAAGTCCTGA
- the dapE gene encoding succinyl-diaminopimelate desuccinylase, with amino-acid sequence MTDRTLALTQQLISLNSTTPVDAGCQDIMIRRLEAIGFQVERMRHGEVDNFWARRGQQGPLICFAGHTDVVPTGPHEQWHSEPFTPAVRDGLMYGRGAADMKASLAAFVTAVEDFVAAHPQHAGSIAFLITSDEEGPATDGTVRVVETLAARGEAMDYCIVGEPTSSRTFGDMIKNGRRGSLSGLLTVYGIQGHIAYPHLAKNPVHLAAPALAELAATCWDEGNAYFPPTTWQISNIHAGTGAGNIIPGELVAQFNFRFGTASTAEGLKERVAAILDRHGLDYNIVWTLSGRPFLTEPGTLSDALQAAIREETGVEAELSTTGGTSDGRFIAAICPQVVEFGPINATIHKLNECVAVADVPKLSAVYRRTLENLLT; translated from the coding sequence ATGACCGACCGCACCCTCGCGCTTACCCAGCAATTGATCAGCCTGAACTCCACCACGCCAGTCGATGCCGGCTGCCAGGACATCATGATTCGCCGCCTGGAAGCCATCGGCTTCCAGGTCGAACGCATGCGCCACGGTGAAGTGGATAATTTCTGGGCCCGCCGAGGCCAGCAAGGGCCGCTGATCTGCTTTGCCGGCCATACCGACGTGGTACCCACCGGCCCGCACGAGCAATGGCATAGCGAGCCCTTTACGCCGGCGGTACGTGACGGCCTGATGTATGGCCGGGGGGCGGCCGACATGAAGGCCTCACTGGCCGCCTTCGTGACGGCGGTAGAGGATTTCGTTGCCGCCCACCCGCAGCATGCCGGCTCCATCGCCTTTTTGATCACCTCGGACGAGGAAGGTCCGGCGACGGACGGTACGGTACGGGTGGTCGAGACCTTGGCCGCCCGAGGCGAAGCAATGGATTATTGCATCGTCGGCGAACCCACTTCGTCCCGCACCTTCGGCGACATGATCAAGAATGGCCGGCGCGGCTCGCTATCCGGCCTGCTGACGGTCTACGGCATACAAGGCCATATCGCCTACCCGCACCTGGCCAAGAACCCCGTGCACCTGGCGGCGCCGGCACTGGCGGAGCTGGCCGCCACCTGCTGGGACGAGGGCAATGCCTACTTCCCGCCGACCACTTGGCAAATCTCCAATATCCATGCCGGCACGGGCGCCGGCAATATCATCCCCGGCGAACTGGTGGCGCAATTCAATTTCCGCTTCGGCACCGCCAGCACCGCGGAAGGCCTGAAGGAGCGGGTCGCCGCCATACTCGACCGGCACGGCCTGGACTACAACATCGTCTGGACCCTCAGCGGCCGCCCCTTCCTGACCGAGCCCGGCACCCTTTCCGATGCCCTGCAGGCCGCCATACGCGAAGAGACCGGGGTGGAGGCCGAGCTGTCCACCACCGGCGGCACCTCGGATGGTCGTTTTATCGCCGCCATCTGCCCGCAGGTGGTGGAGTTCGGCCCCATCAACGCGACCATCCACAAGCTCAACGAATGTGTTGCCGTGGCCGACGTACCCAAATTGTCGGCCGTTTATAGGCGCACTTTGGAAAACCTGCTGACCTGA
- a CDS encoding AMP-binding protein → MERIWLNQYQPGVPAEIDLDEFQSAGEVFEKSAQKFRDRPAFSNAIKFASRTMNYGEIDTASRDLGAFLQHELKLGKGERVAIMMPNLLQYPICVFGVLRAGLTAVNVNPLYTPRELEHQLKDSGATTIIIVANFAHVLAEVVGRTQVKNVIVTEMGDLLGLKGSVISLLLKHVKKMVPAYSLPQAVSFKGALSRGSRHELKKVAVGHDDIAFLQYTGGTTGVSKGAMLTHGNIIANMQQAHAWLKPLVEEGKEVIVCALPLYHIFCLTANCMVFSKIGGLNVLITNPRDIPAFVEALSHFPITCMTGVNTLFNALLNNADFLKLDFSTWKLALGGGMAVQRAVAENWKKSTGVPLIEAYGLTETSPAACINPMHLKAYNGAIGLPIPSTDIQVRDAEGKELGFDEPGELWVKGPQVMKGYWNRPEETAKCLDADGWLATGDMAIVHSDGFIKLVDRKKDMVLVSGFNVYPNEVEDVVAMHPGVLEVACIGIPDEKSGEVVKIFVVKKDPGLTEEALHEHCKKNLTGYKMPRHIEFRKELPKTNVGKILRRALRDEEIAKTA, encoded by the coding sequence ATGGAAAGAATCTGGTTGAACCAGTACCAACCGGGCGTGCCCGCCGAGATCGACCTCGATGAATTTCAGTCGGCCGGTGAAGTTTTCGAGAAAAGCGCGCAGAAATTCCGTGACCGTCCCGCCTTCTCCAACGCGATCAAGTTCGCATCGCGCACGATGAATTACGGCGAAATCGATACCGCCTCGCGTGATCTTGGTGCGTTTTTGCAACATGAGCTGAAATTGGGCAAGGGCGAACGCGTCGCCATCATGATGCCCAATCTGCTGCAGTACCCCATCTGCGTCTTCGGCGTGCTCCGGGCCGGCCTTACCGCCGTGAACGTCAACCCGCTCTACACCCCGCGCGAGCTGGAACATCAGCTGAAGGACTCGGGCGCCACCACCATCATCATCGTCGCCAACTTCGCCCACGTGCTGGCCGAAGTGGTGGGCCGCACCCAGGTCAAGAACGTCATCGTCACCGAAATGGGCGACCTGCTGGGCCTGAAGGGCAGCGTGATCAGCCTGCTGCTCAAGCACGTCAAGAAGATGGTGCCGGCCTATTCGCTGCCGCAAGCCGTCAGCTTCAAGGGCGCCCTCAGCCGCGGCAGCCGCCACGAACTGAAGAAGGTTGCGGTCGGCCACGACGATATCGCCTTCCTGCAATATACCGGCGGCACCACCGGCGTCTCCAAGGGCGCCATGCTGACCCATGGCAATATCATCGCCAATATGCAGCAGGCCCATGCCTGGCTGAAGCCGCTGGTCGAGGAAGGCAAGGAAGTCATCGTCTGCGCCCTGCCGCTCTACCATATCTTCTGCCTGACGGCGAACTGCATGGTGTTCTCCAAGATCGGCGGCCTGAACGTGCTGATCACCAATCCGCGCGATATCCCCGCCTTTGTCGAGGCGTTGAGCCACTTCCCCATCACCTGCATGACCGGCGTCAACACCCTGTTCAACGCCCTGCTGAACAATGCCGATTTCCTCAAGCTCGATTTCAGCACCTGGAAGCTGGCGCTGGGCGGCGGCATGGCGGTGCAACGCGCGGTGGCGGAAAACTGGAAGAAATCGACCGGCGTGCCGCTGATCGAAGCCTATGGCCTGACCGAAACGTCGCCGGCCGCCTGTATCAATCCCATGCATCTGAAAGCCTACAACGGCGCCATCGGCCTACCCATCCCGTCCACCGACATCCAGGTACGCGATGCCGAAGGCAAGGAACTGGGTTTCGACGAGCCGGGCGAGCTTTGGGTGAAAGGTCCGCAGGTCATGAAGGGCTACTGGAACCGCCCGGAAGAAACGGCCAAATGCCTGGATGCCGATGGCTGGCTGGCCACCGGCGACATGGCCATCGTGCACTCCGACGGCTTTATCAAGCTGGTCGATCGCAAGAAGGACATGGTGCTGGTGTCGGGTTTCAACGTCTACCCGAATGAGGTCGAGGACGTGGTCGCCATGCACCCCGGCGTGCTGGAGGTTGCCTGCATCGGCATTCCGGACGAAAAGTCCGGCGAAGTGGTGAAGATCTTCGTGGTCAAGAAAGATCCAGGCCTGACCGAGGAAGCGCTGCACGAGCACTGCAAGAAAAACCTCACCGGCTACAAGATGCCCCGCCATATCGAGTTCCGCAAGGAACTGCCCAAGACCAACGTGGGCAAGATCCTGCGGCGAGCATTGCGCGACGAGGAAATCGCCAAGACCGCTTAA